The Candidatus Melainabacteria bacterium genome includes the window CCCAACCTGCAGATCATCGCCTTCGACTTGCACACCCGCAAGCCGGTGATGATGAGCGACTTCCCTCTCGATGTCGCTCTTACGGCTTCGTGCGCAGTTCCCGGGCTGATGCGTCCCGTGCCGTTCGAGAAGGATGGGCAAAGCTACATGCTCGTCGACGGTGGGGCCTTCCATCCCCATCCCGGCAAGTTCTGTGCTACGCCCGCGATCATCGCCAAGCTGATCGACCTTCCCGGCATGCAGCTGCTCTTCCCCGACCGGCGCGAAGATTTCGTCGCCTCGGTCGGTGACCCGCTGTCGCGCTTCTTCACTCGTCTCAACGACAAGGACGTCGACAAGCTGCACCAGTACGGTTACCGCAAGGCGCAGGAAGCCCTGGCGGCGTTCATTCGCTGCGGCGAAATCCCCGTCGCCCAGGCAGTCTAGGTTCAGCGCAACCCGGCTGCCTGCGTTCACCACAGGCGGTGCCTCGAGTTTCGGCTCGAGACGCCGCCTGTACATCGCGCTGAAAGGAGCGCCAATTATGGCAAAAGACCCGATTGTTTTGTCGGGCAAGGTCTACGTTGGCGATTACCTTGCCCCTTACTACCCGGAGCGCAAGCTTCCGGCTCAACTGCAAGTCGGCGACATCAAGGTGGACAGCCACCTCGATGAGCGTGGACGAGCCAACCGCGAAGCGAAGACGGCAAAGGCGCGGAAACGCGGCTACTCCGGCTACTTCACCGGTTTGCTCTGGGACGGCACTGGCTGGCGACGGTTCTCCATTCGCGCCATCGTCGGTGCGGATGGTTGGTACACCAGCCAGAAGTGGAAGCGCGAAAAGATCTACGGTGTCTTCTGGAGTCTGGAAGGCATCGGCGGTCGCATCGCGGTTTTCGGTGACGGCACCTACGAACTGGCTCCGAAAGGAACGGTCATCGAGGCACCGCCGCCGGCACCACCCAGCACGCCCGAACCAGTCGTCGCAACGGTCGTCGAAGCAGTGCCCGAACCGGCAGTCATCCCGGTTGCAGAGCCTGCTTCCAAGAGCGACAAACGAGTCGATCCGGTCGCCAAGCCGGTGCAGCTCGAGCTGTTCTAACCAGCAATCGCTCGGCATTCGCTTCCGCGTCTGCCGAATTTCTCTATCTCCCAACCCGCTAAGCGGAAAGGAAGGCAGTGATGATTGACCTCACCGGTAAGGTTCTGGTTGTGGTGGACATGCAGCCCGGTTACGGGAAGAGCATGCTGCCCGGAGTGATCGAGTCGGTCGAGCTGCTCATCCGCGAAGCGCGGGAGGCAGACTCGCTGATCGTCTTCCTCGAGTTCTGCGACGAGCCGACGTTGCCGCGCCTGATGCGTTGGGTGCGCGCCTACGATCAATACGTCGTCGAGCAGAAGGATGGCTGCGATGGTTCCGACGAGGTTCTCGCCGCATGCGAGCGGGGACTCTACGACACCAGCGCCTTCGTCATCTGCGGCGTGGAGACTCATGCCTGTGTACGCGACACCGCCCGCGAACTCGCTGACAAGATGCCCGGCTCACAGGTCGAGGTGGTCAAGGAAGCGTGCGGTCAGGAGAGCGGCAACCACTGGCGGATGTTCCCGCGCGCTCGCAACCTGCACGTCGTCTCCATCGGAGAAGTCGAGCAGGAGACGGAGGGCGAACTCGAGACGGCGTGACGGTCGACCCCGGGGTCTGGATGTAACAATTCAGACCCCGGGCTGAGACCAGGGAAAGGTGATGAAGACGAGCTGCATAGC containing:
- a CDS encoding isochorismatase family protein, whose translation is MIDLTGKVLVVVDMQPGYGKSMLPGVIESVELLIREAREADSLIVFLEFCDEPTLPRLMRWVRAYDQYVVEQKDGCDGSDEVLAACERGLYDTSAFVICGVETHACVRDTARELADKMPGSQVEVVKEACGQESGNHWRMFPRARNLHVVSIGEVEQETEGELETA